Within Desulfobacterales bacterium, the genomic segment TTCTGGATGAGATTGCCACCGGATTCGGCAGGACCGGAAAACTCTTTGCCTGTGAGCATGCGGGGATTAACCCCGATATTATGTGTCTGGGAAAGGCGCTTACCGGTGGATACATGAGCCTTGCCGCCACCTTGACCACTCAGGAAGTGGCGGACGGCATTTGCGGCAATGCGCCGGGTGTCTTTATGCACGGTCCGACGTTTATGGGAAATCCTCTGGCCTGTGCCGTGGCAGCGGCCAGCATTGAAAAGCTGTTGAATTCGGATTGGCAAAGACGCGTGCTGAATATTGAAAAAGGGCTTTTGGCCGGTCTCATGCCCTGCAAGCGCCTGGCACAGGTAACGGATGTGCGGGTGCTGGGCGCCATCGGCGTGGTGGAGCTGAAGCAGCCCGTCCATATGGCCCGAATGCAAAAGCGGTTTGTGGACAAGGGGGTCTGGATTCGGCCTTTTGGTAAACTGGTTTACACGATGCCGCCCTACATCATTTCGGAAAAGGATCTGGAAACGGTGACGCGGGCGATTTGCGAGGTGGTGACGGAAGCGGAAGTTGAATAAATTCGATTTTATCGACCATGCGCTTGAGGACCGGCACGCCCGGCATCTGTTTCGCAGGTTTCGCTCAATTGCGCCGGAAACAGGCCCGATGGTGTCCCTTGATGGTAAACTGGTGCTCAATTGCTGCTCCAATGACTATCTTGGGCTTTCTAAACATCCGTTGTTAAGGGAGCGAGCTGCCGAATTTATGGATAAATTCGGCGCCGGGGCAACGGCCTCAAGACATATTTGCGGCAACCTGAGCTGTTTTGACGGCATCGAAAAAAAACTGGCCGATCTTAAGGGCAGCCCTTCCGCGCTTATCATGAATGCGGGTTATCAGACGAATATCGCGCTTCTTTCCACGCTGGCGGACCGGGATTCGCTGATATTATCGGACTGGCTGAACCATAACAGCCTGATTCGGGGCGCGCTGCTGGCCCGGTGTCGCGTTGAGCGATTTCGTCATAACGATCTGGCGCATCTGGCGCAACTTTTGACGCAAAGCCGAAAAAAGGCGTATTCGCGGGTTTTGATTGTCACCGAATCCGTGTTCAGCATGGACGGGGACCGGTGCGATGTGGATGCGTTGATCGAGCTGGCCAATGCGTTCAACGCCATTTTATATATGGATGAGGCGCATGCGACCGGTGTTTTCGGCGTGCGAGGCATGGGCCTTACGGCCGGGAAAAAGGTGGACGTGGTCATGGGCACCTTCAGCAAGGGGTGCGGGGCTTACGGGGCGTATGTGACCTGTTCGGAAAAAATTCGCG encodes:
- a CDS encoding 8-amino-7-oxononanoate synthase produces the protein MNKFDFIDHALEDRHARHLFRRFRSIAPETGPMVSLDGKLVLNCCSNDYLGLSKHPLLRERAAEFMDKFGAGATASRHICGNLSCFDGIEKKLADLKGSPSALIMNAGYQTNIALLSTLADRDSLILSDWLNHNSLIRGALLARCRVERFRHNDLAHLAQLLTQSRKKAYSRVLIVTESVFSMDGDRCDVDALIELANAFNAILYMDEAHATGVFGVRGMGLTAGKKVDVVMGTFSKGCGAYGAYVTCSEKIRDYLINCCHGLIFTTALPPAVLGSIDAALDLVPQMDAERAQLSAHADYLRNALLKMGWQTGASTTQIVPVVIGGEEETMALSAFLENRGIMATGIRPPTVEAGQSRIRLTLTALHTRQQAQQVIDAFKAWSEQHGR